Within the Tistrella mobilis genome, the region TTCGCCGCGGCGCCGGCGCCAGAAGCGCTCGAAGACCTGTTCGCGCTCGTCCTCGGGGATGCCGGGGCCCTGGTCCGAGATGGTGATCGCCACCACAGACGGAAGACCTGCTGCCGGATCTGCGGGCCGCGCCTCGGCTGCCATGAGGACGCGGGTGTCGACAGGGGTGAAGCGCAGCGCATTGCCGAGCAGGTTGTAGAGGGCCTGACGCAGGCGCAGGCCGTCGGCATCGATCGTGCCGCATTCTGGCGGACAGTCCAGATCGATCGACACCGAGGCGGCCTTGGCGCGCTGGCGGGCGAGATCCGCCACCGACCGCAAAAGCTGGCAGACATCCACCGGGCGACGGTTGAGGGTGACGTCACCCGCATCGATGGAGGCAAGGTCGATCATGTCGTTGATCAGCACCAGCAGATGTTCCGAGGCATGCACGATATCTTCGGCATAGCCGCGCTGGCGCAGGTTCAGCGGCCCGGCCATTTCGCTGGCCAGAAGCTGGGCGAAGCCGATCACCGAATTCAGCGGGGTGCGCAACTCGTAGGAGACATGGGCCACAAATTCGGATTTGAGGCGATCGGCTTCGGCAAGGGCCGCGGCCTTGTCGCGCAGGGCACGTTCCACCCGGATGGTATCGGTGACATCGGCGAGCGACACCAGGGCGGCGCCGTCCGGAAGCGGGGTGGCGGCGATGGAGAAGAAGCGGTCGCCGGCGAGTTCAAGCGTCATCTCGCCCCGGCGGCGTTCGACCAGGGCCTCGTCCACCACCTGCCGGACCAGCTCCAGATCGTCGGCGCGGGTGGCGAGCGGTCGGGCGGCATCCAGCAGCTGGCCGAGCGGTGTTTCGATCGAGACCTGATCGGGCCGGGCCTCCAGCAATCGGGCGAAGGTCTGATTGGCGAGGCCGAGCCGACCATCGGAGCGGAACACCGCCAGTCCCTCTGCCAGGGCATCGATGGTCGCGCGCTGCACGGCGATCAGGGTGTTGTAGGACCGCTCCAGCGCCAGCCGGTCGCTGACATCCTCGTAGATGTGGACCAGCCCGCCCTGGCGGTGGGGAGCGATGATGACGTGGAGCGTGCGGCCGTCGGGCAGATGGACCAGTTCCTCCATCGGCGCGAACAGGCTGGTATAGAGCGCCAGCCGGTCGCGCTTCCAGGCCGGGAAGTTCACCACCTCGGGCAGGCGCCGGCTTTCGCGCAGGCGTTCAAGCAGCTCGCCTTCCCGCGGGCGCTGGTCCAGAAAGGCGGCATCCAGATGCCACAGCCGGGCGAAGGCCCCGTTCCAGAAGGTCAGGCGCATATCGGCGCCGAAGACCGCAATGCCGCTGGTGACGCTTTCGAAGGCTTCGATATAGCCGGCTTCCACCCGCTCCATCGCCGCTTCCGCTTCGGCGAGCGCCGTGGCGTCGAGAGCGAGGCCCACGGCAGGTCGGTCGGTTCCGGGCGGAATCTCCAGGATCTCGTATACCCGGCGCACGCCGTCGGTCACCACGGCGCGGCGTTCGCGCATCGGCAGGCCGCGATCGCGGGCGGTGCGGGCAAGAGCCCGGGCCTGGGCGATCAGGGCGCGGTTGGCGAATTCCGGCCGTTCATGCCCGTCATCGCCCAGCTGAAAAGCATCGAAGGCGGCGTTGTGGCCATCGATCGCGCCGCTGATGTCGCGCCACCAGACCGGCAAAGGCAGGGCATCGAGCAGGGCCGTGGCGGCATCTGCCCGCGCCGAGGCGGTCTCGGCGGCGACGGCAGCCGCTTCATGGGCGCGGCGTTCGGCGGCGAGCTCACGCTCGATCGATTGCAGGCGTTCGGCAATGGCTCGCCCACGCGCACGCAGCCTGATTGCGTACACGGCAAGGCCGGCCGAAAGGGCCGTCATGACTGCGGCGACGACGATCGGATCCATGGCCCGAGTTTAGCAGTCATGGCCGGGGCCGCAATCACGACACCGCACGGATCGTGCCATTGGCCCTGAACGCGACGCCGCCGCCGGGCGGACCCGGCGGCGGCGCAAGGGTGATGCGATCCCGCGAGGCGGGCGTCGCTCAGTAGCGGTAGTATTCCGGCTTGAACGGGCCTTCCGCCGGCACGCCGATATACTGCGCCTGCTTGTCGCTGAGCCTGGTCAGCTTCACGCCCAGCTTGTCGAGATGCAGCGCCGCCACCTTCTCGTCCAGATGCTTGGGCAGGGTGTAGACCTTGCGCTCATAGGCCTGGGCGTTGTTCCAGAGCTCGATCTGCGCCAGGACCTGATTGGTGAACGACGCGCTCATCACGAAGCTCGGATGGCCCGTGGCGCAGCCCAGGTTCACCAGACGACCCTTGGCGAGCAGGATCAGGCGCTTGCCACCGGGCAGCGTGATCTCATCGACCTGCGGCTTGATCTCGTTCCACTCGTAATTGTGCAGGGCCGAGACCTGAATCTCGCTGTCGAAGTGGCCGATATTGCAGACGATCGCCCGGTCCTTCATCTCACGCATATGGTCGAGCGTGATGATGTCGACATTGCCGGTGGCGGTGACGAAGATGTCGCCCTGCGGCGCCGCCTCGTCCATGGTCGTGACCTGATAGCCGTCCATGGCGGCCTGCAGGGCGCAGATCGGGTCGATCTCGGTGACCAGCACCCGGGCGCCCTGGCCGCGCAGCGCCTCGGCCGAGCCCTTGCCGACATCGCCATAGCCCGCAACCACGGCCACCTTGCCGGCCAGCATCACGTCGGTCGCGCGCTTGATGCCGTCGATCAGGCTTTCGCGGCAGCCATAGAGGTTGTCGAACTTCGACTTGGTGACGCTGTCGTTCACATTGATCGCCGGGCAGGCCAGCTTGCCGGTCTTGGCCATCTCGTAGAGGCGCAGCACGCCGGTCGTGGTCTCTTCCGAGATGCCGCGGACCTCGTTCATCAGCTCCGGATACTTCTGGTGCATGATGAGGGTCAGGTCGCCGCCGTCGTCCAGGATCATGTTCGGGGTCCAGCCATCGGGCCCCTTGATGGTCTGCTCGACGCACCACTCGTATTCCTCTTCGGTCTCACCCTTCCAGGCGAAGACCGGGATGCCGGCGGCGGCGATGCCGGCCGCTGCCTGATCCTGGGTCGAGAAGATGTTGCACGACGACCAGCGGACCTCGGCGCCCAGCGCGATCAGGGTCTCGATCAGCACGGCGGTCTGAATGGTCATGTGCAGGCAGCCGGCGATCCGCGCACCCGCCAGCGGCTTCGACGCGCCATATTCATCGCGCAGCGCCATCAGCCCCGGCATTTCGGTCTCGGCCAGCGAGATCTCCTTGCGGCCCCACTCGGCGAGGGCGATGTCCTTGACCTTGTAGTCCGTGAACGTGGTCATCGAGGGCGCTCCTGATGGGCATAGCGGCTTTGCCGGGAAACCGGCAGACGTCTCTCCCACTGGTTATAGCCCTGGCCGGCCTGATCGGGCAAGGGAATATAAAGCTATCTTTATATGGTAATATGCCGCCGCATGCGGGCCGGGCCATGAAAAAACCCGCCGGAACGGCGGGTCGGCAGGGCCGGATGCGCGGAAGACCGCCTATTCATCCTCGTCGAAGCGGTTGCCGATCAGCATGACCAGGGCATCCATGGCCTGGGGGGCGTCCGCACCGGCGGCTTCGATATCGATGGTGCAGCCCGGGCTTGCGGCCAGCATCATCAGCCCCATGATCGACCGGCCCGACACGGTCTGGCCGCAGCGGGTGACCTCGATTTCGGCCGAGAAACTGTCGGCCGTCTTGACGAATTTCGCAGCCGCGCGTGCATGCAGGCCGCGGCGGTTGATGATCTCGACGGTGCGCTTCAGGCGATCGCCCGAGGGGGCGGCGGACTGGCTCATCGGGCGGGGGCTCCCTCGGGTCAGCGGCCGTCGCCGGCGAGCAGGGTGCTCGCGACGTTGATGTATTTGCGCCCGGCGTCCTGGGCGCTGGCCACGGCCTTGGCGAGCGGCTCGGTCTCGCGCACGCTGGCGAGCTTGATCAGCATCGGCAGGTTCACGCCGGCGATCACCTCGACATGGGCCCGATCCAGGATCGAGATCGCGAGGTTGGAGGGGGTGCCACCGAACATGTCGGTCAGGACGATCACGCCATCGCCGCCGTCGACGGCGGCCACCGCGTCGATGATGTCCTGGCGGCGCTTTTCCATGTCGTCGTCGGGGCCGATGCAGATCGCCTTCATGGCCTTCTGAGGGCCGACGACATGTTCGGTTGCTGCCACGAATTCGTCGGCGAGCCGGCCGTGCGTCACCAGTACCAGACCGATCATCGGTTCCGTCGTCACCTTGTTGTGGAGGCTCCGGCACCGCCCGCCATCGTGGCCGCGCGCCGGGGCCCCTCAGTTCAGGGGCAGCCACCTGCCGGCGAAGGCGCGCAATGCCGCCTCAGACCGGTTTCGCAGCCGGGGATCCCGTTCGCGCCAGATCCGCGTCGGGCATGTCGCGATGGCGTACTGTAACCCGCCACCCGTCCTGCCTCAATTCCTCTGCGAGACGTTCGGTGACGAAGACCGAGCGGTGTTTGCCGCCGGTGCAGCCCACCGCCACCGTCAGATAGGATTTGCCCTCGCGGGCATAGGCCGGCAGCAGCAGGCGGATGAGGTCCAGCATCCGGTCGAAGAAGGGGGCGAACAGCGGATCGGCCGCGACATGGGCGCCCACCGACGGATCCAGACCGGTAAGCGGCCGCAGCAGCGGATCGTAATGCGGATTGGCCAGAAACCGCACGTCGAAGACCAGATCGGCATCGCGCGGCAGGCCATTGCGGAAACCGAAGGAGGTGACCGAGAGCTGCAGCCCCGGAGAGCCGCCGAAGGCGAACAGCTCCGACGCCTTGCGCCTGAGGTCGGTCAGGCTGAACTCGCTGGTGTCGAGCACCACATCGGCGCGGTCGCGCAAGGGGGCGATCAGCGCCCGCTCGTCGCGGATGCCGTCTTCGACCGGGCGATCGGTTGCACTGGCAAGCGGATGCCGGCGCCTGGTCTCGGTGTAACGGCGGTAGAGCACCTCGTCGTCGCAGTCCAGAAAGACGACCGTGGCGGCAAGCCCGGGCAGGGCGGCGACCTGGCTCAGCGCCTGATCGACCGCGGCGGCATCGAAGCCGCGGGTGCGCACGTCCACGCCCACCGCCAGCGCCTCGCCCGGCGCCATGGCTTCGACCGCGGGCGCCATCAGCCGGACGGGCATGTTGTCGATCGTCTCGTAGCCCAGATCCTCCAGCGCCTTCAGCAGCGAGGTCCGGCCGGCGCCGGACAGGCCGGTGATCACCAGCAGGCGGGCGGGGCCATTCGCATCGGGTCGGGCTGCAGCGGGCCGGGCGATCGGGGTCATGTATGCCTCTGAAGCGGATCGAGCACGGCAGCCAGGGCTGCGCGCAACTTGGCCGGCGCCGAGGCCTCCACCGCCACCAGGTCGATCACCGGAACGGCGGCGCCGGCAAGCATGACGGCATCGGGCATGGGCAGGCGCTCAATCCTGTGCCCCGGCGGATGGAGGCGGACCGCCAGACGCACCGGGACGGGCGCCGACATCTCGGTGCGCAGGATGCCGACCCCGCGTACCTCGATCAAGCCGCAAAGCGCCGCAGGGGCAGAGGCGACAGGCCATGGTGCATCCGGCGTTTCTGCCGCCTGCAGCACCACGCGGTCGTCGGCGACCAGCCGCGCGCCGGCATCGATCAGCCGCAGGGCCAGATCGGATTTGCCCACGCCGCTCGGCCCGGTCAGCAGAACGCCGGCCGGGCCGATGCAGATGCAGGTGGCGTGAATGGTCTGCGGGTCCGTCGCCATGGCAAGGCTGCGCCCCTCGGTCCGGTCGCGCGCGCGCGCGCCCCGTGTTCAGGCGGCCTTGCTCGATGCGTCGTCGGTGAGCAGTGCGTAGAGCGCTTCGGCCGTGTCGGAGCCGCGAAGCTTGTCGCAGACCCGTTCATCCCGCAGCAGCCGCGACACCCGCGCCAGCGCCTTCAGATGGTCCGCCCCGGCCGATTCCGGGGCCAGCAGCAGGAAGATCAGATCGACCGGCTGGTCGTCCACGGCGTCGAAATCGATCGGGCGCTCCAGCCGGGCGAACAGGCCCTGGACCCGGTCCAACCCGCCCAGCCGGCCATGGGGAATGGCGACGCCGTTGCCGACGCCGGTCGTCCCCAGGCGCTCGCGCTCGAGCAGCGTCTCGAAGATGGTGCGTTCGTCGATGCCTGTCAGATCGGCCGCCCGTTGCGACAGATCCTGAAGAACCTGCTTCTTGCTGCTGGACTTCAGGGATGCAAAGACCCCCTCCGGACGCAGCAGATCCGCGATCTCCATGACGATCGAAACCTCTTGTGGGAAAGCCGGGGCGCCCGTGCGGCCCCGGCTTACACGTCGGATGGCCCCCTCCGGGACCGGGAGCGGCGATCCGGTGGCCGTCGGGGCCGGATGCCGCGACCGGCCCGGTACCGACGTTCCGGCGTCTCCGCCGTTCGACGTCGACCCTCAGGCCGGCTGGCGCGGATCGACCCAGCCGATATTCCCGTCCTCGCGACGGTAGACCAGATTGAGCCCGCCATGTGCCTTGTTGCGGAACAGCAGCGCGGCCTGATCCGCCAGGTCCATGCGCATCACCGCCTCTCCCACGGTCAGGGACAGGATGGCGGTGTCGGTTTCCGCAATCACCACCGGGTGGCCGTCGGCCACGTCCTCACGCTCGACCGTCTCGTCCTCCTCGGCGGCGAGAACGTAGGCGCGGGCCGGGATGGATGCAAATGAATTCTGTGCAGCATCGGCCCGCGCGTCAGTGCGGTGATGATCCCGCAGGCGCCGCTTGTAGCGCCGAAGCTGCTTTTCTGCACGGGAGAGTGCCTGATCGAAGGCGACGTAGATCTCGTCGGAGGCGCCGCTGGCCTTCATCATGACGCCGCGGCGGGCATGAACCGAAATATCGCAGCGGAACAGATGAGCATCCCGGCCGAAGGCGACATGGGCGTCGATGGCATCGTCGAAATACTTGCTGACGCCGCGGTCCAGTTCCTCGGAGACGTGGTCGCGCAGGGCGTCGCCGACGTCGATCTGCTTGCCCGTAACGGTAAGCTGCATGTTCCCTCGCCTGTCGCTTGTCCGCATCCGGCATCTGCGATGGGGCAGGGCGCGACAGAGTGCCGCGCGCCCCGCACCGGCGCATTGCCGGGGGCGGATCGTTGACGGGGCCGTCGGGCCGGCCGGCCTCCCTTCCGGCAGGTCCGCAGTGGGGGCCGATCCCTGGTGTCAGCGCCTGGCCATCTTGGCCCGGCGGCGCTGGACCGAGGATCCGATCCCCATCCCCTCCCGATACTTTGCGACAGTTCGGCGCGCGATGTCGATGCCATCCGCAGCCAGCAGCTCGACCAGCTTGTCGTCGGACAGAATCGCATCGGCGCTCTCGCCGTCGATCAGTTCCTTGATCCGGTGCCTCACCGCCTCGGCCGAGACCGATCCGGAGCCGTCGGCGGTGGCGATCGCGGCGGTGAAGAAGAACTTGAGTTCGAACAGGCCGCGGGGCGTGGCCATGTACTTGTTGGCGGTGACCCGGCTGACGGTGCTTTCATGCATGCCGATCGCATCGGCGATGTCGCGCAGGGTCAGCGGCCGCAGATGGCGGATGCCATGGGCGAAGAAGCCGTCCTGCTGACGGACCAGCTCGCTGCCCACCTTCAGGATCGTGCGGGCGCGCTGGTCCAGCGCTTTCACCAGCCAGCTTGCGGTCTGCATCCGCTCGGAAATGTATTCGCGCTCGGCCTTGGACTTCGCCTGGGCCGTGATGGTGGTCGCATAGGCGTGATCCACCAGAACCCGGGGCAGGGTCTCGGGGTTGAGCTCGATCTGCCAGCCGCCGTCGGGGCGGGGGCGGAGCAGGATGTCGGGCACTACGGTCTGCAGCGGATCCGCGCTGAAGCGCAGGCCGGGGCGCGGATCCAGGGCGCGCAGCTCGCGGATCATGTCGTCGAGGTCTTCATCGTCGACCCCGGTCACCCGCTTCAGCCGGGTCCGGTCGCCCTGGGCCAGCAGGTCGAGATTGGCGAGCAATGCCTGCATGGCCGGATCCAGGCGATCACGCTCGGCCAGCTGCAGGCCAAGACATTCGGCCAGATCCCGGGCGAAGACGCCGGTCGGGTCCAGCCCCTTCAGCCTGGTGAGCACCGTCTCGACGCGCGTGGTGTCGATCCCGATCAGCTGGGCCGCCTCGGCCGTGGTCATGGTCAAATAGCCATTTTCGTCCAGCAGGCCGGCGAGCACTATTGCGATCGCCCGTTCGATCCCTTCCGGGATCTCGACCGCGATCTGTTCCTCAAGATGGCGGGCAAGGGTGGTGGCCTCGCTGGTGCGGGCTTCAAAGCCCTCGTCGTCGCCATCGAAATTCATGTCGCCGCCGCGGCCGACCGGCCCGCCGGCATCGAAGCCGAGGCCCGGATCCAGGTCCATCTCGCGCTGGGCCGGGGTTTCCTGGGACGGTGCCGGGCCGTCGCTCTCGAACATGCCGGCGATATCGGCGTCGAGAGGGGCGTGTTCGGAATCCGGCATGACGTCGCTGCCGACCAGTTCGGTCAGCTCGGTGCGGGCTCCCGGCTCGAAAGCGGGGTCCTGGCCCCGCGGATCGTCGCCGGCATCGCCGGTCGCAAGCGCCGTCAACGGTTCGTCACGTTCTTCGGCGCGGACCAGCAGCGGGTTCTGCAGCAGCTCTTCGTCCACGAAGGCGCCGAGTTCGATATTGTTCAGCTGCAGCAGCTTGATGGCCTGCTGCAGCTGGGGCGTCATGACCAGCGCCTGGGAAAGCTTGATGTCCAGTCTCTGGCTGAGCGCCATCCGCGGGCTCCTAGAGGCTGAACCGGTCGCCGAGATAGACGCGGCGCACGTCGTCGTTGGCGACGATGTCTTCGGGGGCGCCCTCCATCAGCACGGTGCCGTCGTGCAGGATGTAGGCGCGATCGATGATGTCGAGCGTTTCGCGGACATTGTGATCGGTGATCAGCACGCCGATGCCGCGATGCTTCAGATGCGAGACCAGATCGCGGATATCGGCCACCGCGATCGGATCGATGCCGGCCAGCGGCTCGTCGAGCAGCACGAAAGCCGGGCTGGTCGCCAGCGCACGCGCAATCTCCACCCGCCGCCGCTCACCGCCCGAGAGTGCAATGGCGGGCGTCCGGCGCAGATGGCTGATCGAGAATTCGGCCAGCAGTTCGTCCAGCATGGTTTCGCGCTTGTCGCGTACCGGCTCGGCCACTTCCAGGGTCGCGCGGATGTTGTCTTCCACCGTCAGTCCCCGGAAAATCGAGGCTTCCTGCGGCAGATAGCCGATGCCCAGGCGCGCACGCCGGTACATCGGCAGGGTGGTCACGTCGTCGCCGTCGAGCAGGATCCGGCCGTAATCGGCCGAGATCAGCCCGGTGATGATGTAGAAGCAGGTGGTCTTGCCGGCACCGTTGGGGCCAAGCAGCCCCACCGCTTCCCCGCGGGCGACGTTGAGCGACACGTCGCGCAGCACGGGGCGCTTGCGGTAGTGCTTGCCCAGCGACTGGGCGACCAGCCCCGCCGGCACATCGCCGCCCGCATCCGCGCGCTCGGGCGCGTCGGCGGCAAGCCTGCCGGGTATGTCCTGATGGCCAGAGGTCAAGGGCTCGGTGTTCCTCGTCGATGATGCGGCCCTGTCGGCGGGCCGCCGCGTCACGTCTTGTCGGTCATCACTTCTTTTCAGGCACGAACAGGCCGCGCACCGGGCCCTTGCGGCCGCTTTCCAGCGTGCTGCGGCCCTTGTTCAGGTCGAGCACCAGCCGCTCGCCTTCAAGCTGGCTGCGGCCCTGGGTGAGCTTTACCGCGCCGGTCAGCGTGATCATGCCCTTGTTGACATCATAGACGCCGACATCGCCGCGGGCGCTCTCATTCGGGGTGATGATCTGCACATGACCGTCGGCCTCGATCTTCGAGATCTCGCCGGCGGCATCGGCAAGACCGCCGCCCTGCTGCCCCTCACTCTGGCCCGCCTGCGGCGGGGCCTGCTTCGCCCCCTTCGCGCCGGGCTGGGCGACATGGACCTTCAGCGTATCCGCATAAAGGGTCATGGTGCCCTGAACCGCCTTCACCTCGCCGCGAAACGTCGCCACCCGCTCGACATCCGCCCATTCAAGCGAGTCCTGGGCGGTGATTTCGATCGGCTGCGAGGTGTCGATGCTGGAGGTGCGGATGGCGCTCTGCGCCGCAGCCGGCACGGGGGCGAGCACCGGGATCACGGCGGCCGCCGATCCAAGGGCCGTCACCAGCAGGGCGAGGGCCGCACCGTGACGGCGGCCCGTGGAAAGGCTGAAGGGCATGCGCGCTCCTGACGTCATCTCTCAACACCCGGATAGCCCGTCACGCGGACAGGGCCATCGAAGGTGATGGTGTCATTTTCCCGCCGGGCGGTGAAGCCGGCGGCGTCGATGCTTCCCACCGGGCCATGCGCCACCACCGGGCTGTCGCTCCGGATGGTTCCGCTGCCCAGTTCGGCGTCCACCCGTTCGGTCGACATGGCGTAGCCTGTCTCGGCGATCACCTCGACATCGCCCTCGAGCTTCAGCCGTTCGGCGTCACGATCGAAGGCGCCCGTCTTGGCCCGGATGGCGAGCCAGGTTCCGTCCGAGGCGGTCATGTCGGCGCGGATGGTCTTGAGCGTGATCTGCGAACTGTCGACCGAGGGCTGGGTCGCCTCGTCGGCTTCCACCCGGAATGGCCGGCCGTCCGCATCCACACCCGTAAATCTGGGTTCCAGCATCCGGAGCGCATCCACATCGTCCCGGACGATCTCGGAATATCCTATACGGGCATCGCCGCCGATGCCCGACAATTGCGACCACACGAGCACCAGCACGATCAGCCCGGCGCCGACCGCGGGCAGCAGGATCCGCGCCAGCCGCACGAACCGGCTGTAGCGGCTGCGCCGGCGCGGGGCCCGGGGGCCCGTCGGCAAGGGGGGCATTCTGGGCGTCTCGGCCATGGTCGGCTCGTCTAACTCCGGGCGGGACAGGATGGGGAGAGATAAGGGCTGGGGCGCCGTTCGGTCCATACCGACCTTCAGGCCACACCGGCCCTCAGGCAGTCGTGGACGTGGAGGATACCCACGGGCCGGCCGTCGTCATCCACCGCAAACAGGGCGGTGATCTTGTAGGCATTCATTATCGCCAGCGCCTCGGCGGCCAGGGCGCGGGCGCGGATGGTCTTGGGCGCGGCCGTCATCACCTCCGACACCTTGCGGGCGGCGAGATCGGGGCCCATGTGCCGGCGCAGGTCGCCATCGGTCACGATGCCGGCAAGCCGGCCGGCATCGTCCGTCACGCCGACGCAGCCGAAGCTTCTGGCGCTGATTTCGATCAGCGCCTCGGCCATCGGGCGGTCCGGGGTGATCAGCGGCAGGTCCTGGGGGCCGTGCATGATGTCGGCCACCTTCACCAGTCGCGCACCCAGCTTGCCGCCCGGGTGAAAGACGCGGAAATCCTCGGCGGTGAAGCCGCGCCGGTCGAGCAGTGCCATCGCGATCGCATCCCCCAGCGCCAGCGTCATGGTGGTTGACGTGGTGGGGGCAAGCTGCAGCGGGCAGGCCTCCGGTGCCGGCGGCAGGATCAGCGCCACATCGGCGGCCTCGGCCAGCGGGCTGGCGCTGCGGGCGGTGATGCCCACCAGCGGGATGCCGAAGCGCCGGCTGTGGGCCAGAATATCCGACAGCTCCGGCGTCGCCCCGGAATTGGACAGGGCCAGAATGGCATCCTGGCGGGTGATCATGCCGAGGTCGCCATGGCTCGCCTCGGCCGGGTGCACGAACTGGGCGGGTGTGCCGGTGGAGGCGAGCGTGGCGGCGATTTTGGCGCCGACATGGCCGCTCTTGCCCATGCCGGTGACGATCACCCGGCCCTTCGTGGCGTAGAGCAGGTTCACCGCGCGCGCGAAATCGGGCCCCAGCCCGGCGCGCAGGGCTTCGAGCCCGGCGATCTCGAGCGCGAGCGCCTGTTCGGCCGCGGCAAGGGCGCGGCCGTCATCGGCGGCGGTGCGGGGGGCGGTCTCGGCGGTCATCGGCACGGTGTCCCGTGGTCGTGTGCGGGGGGCATGTGCGGCAGAGGGCGGCACATGCGGATCAATATGGTTGGCCCGCCTGCCGCGTGAAAGGGCAGTTGCGGCCGCATGTTCCGCCGGGCGGAATGGGCGGCGGGCCTGGCCGGTCAATGGGCGAAGATGTCGGGTTCTTCCCAGCCCAGCAGATCCAGCCTCGCGCGGGCCGGCAGGAAATCGAAGCAGGCGCGGGCCAGATCGGTGCGGCCCTCGCGCGCGAGCATTTCATCGAGCACGCGCTTCACCGCATGCAGATGCAGCACATCGCCGGCGGCATAGCTCTGCTGTTCGGGGGTCAGCTGATCCGCACCCCAGTCGGAAGACTGCTGCTGCTTGGAGATCTCGACGCCGATCGTCTCGCGCAGCAGGTCGCGCAGGCCGTGCCGGTCGGTATAGGTCCGGATCAGCTTGGATGCGATCTTGGTGCAGTAGACCGGCCGGCAGTCGATGCCGAGCCGTTCATGCAGCACCGCCAGATCGAACCGGGCGAAGTGAAAGATCTTAAGGACGTCCGGATCTTCCAGCAGGGCGGCCAGCCGCGGCGCCGTGGTCTGGCCGCGGGCGATGCGCACCAGATGAGCGTCGCCGTCGCCGGCTGAAATCTGCACCAGGCACAGCCGGTCCCGATGCGGCTTCAACCCCATGGTTTCGGTGTCGATGGCGATCGATGCCGGCCGGCCGAAATCCTCGGGCAGGTCGCCTTCGTACAGGTGAATGGTCATCCGGCCGCGCCTCCGCTGTCGTCACGGCAGACCCACTGCCTGCCGAGGCAAGGTTTTAGCGCAAGCCGATCCCCCCCGCCAAGTGGGGATGGCCGCTGCCGGACGTCATCCGATCGTCATCAAGCCGCGGCCGGATCATGACTTTCCGTCGCATCGGGCGGCTCCGGCGTTGCGTCGCGGCACCCGCCGGATTATGTGTAGCCCCAGGTTTGCGCGACCGGCGGTGCCGGACCAGGAGAGGGAGACTTTGATCGCCATGAAGGATCGGCTCGTCACGGTATTCGGCGGCTCGGGCTTCCTCGGCCGCTATGTCGTCGCGCGGCTTGCCCGCACCGGCGTGCGGATCAGGGTGGCGGTGCGTGATGCGGACCGGGCCCTGTTCCTGAAGCCTGCGGGTGATGTCGGCCAGATCGCGATCATGTCGTGCGACGTGACCGACGCAGCCCAGGTGCGGGCGGCGCTCACCGACGCTTCGGCGGCGATCAATCTGACCGGGATCCTGGCCGAAGGCTGGGGCGCCACCTTCGACGGCGTCCATGTCCAGGGCGCCGGCAACATCGCGAAGGCTGCGGCTGACGCCGGACTTAGGGCCCTGGTCCATGTCTCGGCGATCGGCGCCGATCCGGAAAGCAGCTCGGCCTATGGGCGGACCAAGGCCGCCGGCGAG harbors:
- the rpoN gene encoding RNA polymerase factor sigma-54 produces the protein MALSQRLDIKLSQALVMTPQLQQAIKLLQLNNIELGAFVDEELLQNPLLVRAEERDEPLTALATGDAGDDPRGQDPAFEPGARTELTELVGSDVMPDSEHAPLDADIAGMFESDGPAPSQETPAQREMDLDPGLGFDAGGPVGRGGDMNFDGDDEGFEARTSEATTLARHLEEQIAVEIPEGIERAIAIVLAGLLDENGYLTMTTAEAAQLIGIDTTRVETVLTRLKGLDPTGVFARDLAECLGLQLAERDRLDPAMQALLANLDLLAQGDRTRLKRVTGVDDEDLDDMIRELRALDPRPGLRFSADPLQTVVPDILLRPRPDGGWQIELNPETLPRVLVDHAYATTITAQAKSKAEREYISERMQTASWLVKALDQRARTILKVGSELVRQQDGFFAHGIRHLRPLTLRDIADAIGMHESTVSRVTANKYMATPRGLFELKFFFTAAIATADGSGSVSAEAVRHRIKELIDGESADAILSDDKLVELLAADGIDIARRTVAKYREGMGIGSSVQRRRAKMARR
- the lptB gene encoding LPS export ABC transporter ATP-binding protein, with translation MPGRLAADAPERADAGGDVPAGLVAQSLGKHYRKRPVLRDVSLNVARGEAVGLLGPNGAGKTTCFYIITGLISADYGRILLDGDDVTTLPMYRRARLGIGYLPQEASIFRGLTVEDNIRATLEVAEPVRDKRETMLDELLAEFSISHLRRTPAIALSGGERRRVEIARALATSPAFVLLDEPLAGIDPIAVADIRDLVSHLKHRGIGVLITDHNVRETLDIIDRAYILHDGTVLMEGAPEDIVANDDVRRVYLGDRFSL
- a CDS encoding LptA/OstA family protein encodes the protein MPFSLSTGRRHGAALALLVTALGSAAAVIPVLAPVPAAAQSAIRTSSIDTSQPIEITAQDSLEWADVERVATFRGEVKAVQGTMTLYADTLKVHVAQPGAKGAKQAPPQAGQSEGQQGGGLADAAGEISKIEADGHVQIITPNESARGDVGVYDVNKGMITLTGAVKLTQGRSQLEGERLVLDLNKGRSTLESGRKGPVRGLFVPEKK
- the lptC gene encoding LPS export ABC transporter periplasmic protein LptC; translation: MPTGPRAPRRRSRYSRFVRLARILLPAVGAGLIVLVLVWSQLSGIGGDARIGYSEIVRDDVDALRMLEPRFTGVDADGRPFRVEADEATQPSVDSSQITLKTIRADMTASDGTWLAIRAKTGAFDRDAERLKLEGDVEVIAETGYAMSTERVDAELGSGTIRSDSPVVAHGPVGSIDAAGFTARRENDTITFDGPVRVTGYPGVER
- a CDS encoding KpsF/GutQ family sugar-phosphate isomerase; amino-acid sequence: MTAETAPRTAADDGRALAAAEQALALEIAGLEALRAGLGPDFARAVNLLYATKGRVIVTGMGKSGHVGAKIAATLASTGTPAQFVHPAEASHGDLGMITRQDAILALSNSGATPELSDILAHSRRFGIPLVGITARSASPLAEAADVALILPPAPEACPLQLAPTTSTTMTLALGDAIAMALLDRRGFTAEDFRVFHPGGKLGARLVKVADIMHGPQDLPLITPDRPMAEALIEISARSFGCVGVTDDAGRLAGIVTDGDLRRHMGPDLAARKVSEVMTAAPKTIRARALAAEALAIMNAYKITALFAVDDDGRPVGILHVHDCLRAGVA
- a CDS encoding ribonuclease D — encoded protein: MTIHLYEGDLPEDFGRPASIAIDTETMGLKPHRDRLCLVQISAGDGDAHLVRIARGQTTAPRLAALLEDPDVLKIFHFARFDLAVLHERLGIDCRPVYCTKIASKLIRTYTDRHGLRDLLRETIGVEISKQQQSSDWGADQLTPEQQSYAAGDVLHLHAVKRVLDEMLAREGRTDLARACFDFLPARARLDLLGWEEPDIFAH